In the Gossypium arboreum isolate Shixiya-1 chromosome 10, ASM2569848v2, whole genome shotgun sequence genome, one interval contains:
- the LOC108487832 gene encoding receptor-like protein 50: MWCISNSESPHNLRPNMENLGILMSLFFLFSFSTSLHPSSHSNLQNHCLDDQRSTLLQLQHHLYYAPNFTFSSKLDLWDPNTRCCSWKGVTCDALGHVIGIDLSCKNLSGSFHSIFNLHHLQRLNLAGNNFNTTLFQYGFGKLPNLTHLNLSASCFHSQIPVGISYLTRLVSLNLSYQDDCYWRNDQSFASFDPTLKLEKPNFKTFIKNMRSLRELYLDGVNISSQSSEWCETTSLSLPKLSVLSMSGCGLTGPFCSSLLNLRYLSKLNLDSNPISYLPPKFSKISSPLVSLRLVDCNLSGHFPAEFFLLPKMQRIDISDNSRLMGQLPEFPINNTLEVLSLQYTNFSGSIPASIANLSNLVELDLSDNNFNGSIPPFHRSGVPNLASLDLSWNHLSGSIPSSLFTLSTLQTLSLGYNSFSDCQLKLDMFLQLSNLTRLDLSNISLFIGSNNKIRTLPQLESLYLRSCNLTEFPEFIKSQNKLTDLDLSNNRIHGLVLNWLWKSTLEILDLSSNAIDIPNQFPFDDANSSFPMLRSLFLESCNISTFPAFLKSQESLEELDLSNNQISGAVPNWLWKSTLIFVDLSSNAIDIPNQFPFDDANSSFPMLISLRLRSCNISTFPAFLKSQESLEELDLSNNQISGAVPNWVWKKSLQYLDLSNNSLTSLDQFSSNQDSLQIPICNLSQLKTFAASFNKLSGSIPSCLGNISSLEYLDLQQNSFSGSIPDFGGATQLSTLELNDNKLEGKLPRSLANCTMLYVLNLENNTLHDTFPLWLGKLPVLTLLILRANRFYGPIKHLENNFPVLDVLDIASNNFSGHLSIKFFHATHQLRSLKIGGNKLEGKLPRSLANCKKLEVLDVGKNMIHDTFPNWLVKLPSLMVLILRSNKFYGSIHFSGDGNAFPMLHILDLASNNFSGEVSVEFFQSLRAMMVIDGNKSKPSYVGDNSYYQDSVTIVNKGFEINYQKILTLLTCLDLSNNNFHGRILEEIQDLKSLHVLNLSYNSFFDSIPSALGSLTELESLDLSFNKLFGKIPPQLTSLTFLAALNLSYNQLEGSIPQSNQFGTFLNDSYIGNPRLCGVPLMKKCNEVGSQMLPPKVGEDSWIDCLSVWKVVLMGYGCGLVIGFSIGYTVLNEFGNKWMASFIRNWNRKRRRSM, encoded by the coding sequence ATGTGGTGCATATCAAATTCCGAATCTCCACACAATCTAAGACCAAACATGGAGAATCTTGGTATCCTAATGTCACTGTTTTTCCTCTTCTCCTTCTCCACTTCCCTTCACCCATCTTCTCATTCTAATCTCCAAAACCACTGCCTTGATGACCAGAGGTCTACTTTGCTACAATTGCAGCATCATCTCTACTATGCCCCAAACTTCACTTTCTCTTCCAAACTTGACCTCTGGGATCCCAATACCCGTTGTTGCTCTTGGAAAGGAGTTACATGTGATGCTCTTGGTCATGTCATTGGGATTGATCTCAGTTGCAAAAACCTTTCAGGCAGCTTTCACTCCATTTTCAATCTCCATCATCTCCAACGCCTTAATCTTGCTGGAAACAATTTTAATACCACTTTGTTTCAGTATgggtttggaaaactcccaaaTTTAACTCATCTCAACCTCTCGGCCTCATGTTTTCATAGCCAAATTCCGGTGGGGATTTCATACTTAACAAGGTTAGTCTCTCTTAACCTATCTTATCAAGATGATTGCTATTGGAGAAATGATCAAAGTTTTGCTTCATTTGACCCTACTTTGAAACTAGAGAAACCAAACTTCAAGACATTCATAAAGAACATGAGGTCTCTCAGAGAGTTGTATTTGGATGGAGTGAATATTTCAAGTCAAAGTAGTGAATGGTGTGAAACCACATCGTTGTCACTTCCCAAGCTGAGTGTTTTAAGCATGTCAGGCTGTGGTTTGACCGGTCCATTTTGTTCATCACTCTTAAACCTTCGTTATCTTTCTAAACTTAACCTTGATTCTAACCCAATCTCTTATTTGCCTCCCAAGTTCTCGAAAATTTCCTCTCCATTGGTTTCTCTTCGTTTAGTAGATTGCAATTTGAGTGGGCATTTTCCAGCAGAATTTTTCTTATTGCCCAAAATGCAAAGAATTGATATTTCAGACAACTCTCGTCTCATGGGCCAATTGCCAGAATTTCCAATTAACAACACTTTAGAGGTGTTGTCATTGCAATATACTAATTTTTCTGGATCCATTCCAGCATCAATTGCAAATCTCAGTAACCTTGTGGAATTGGATCTAAGTGATAACAATTTCAATGGTTCAATCCCTCCATTTCATAGATCTGGAGTTCCAAATCTTGCATCTCTTGATTTGTCATGGAACCACCTTTCTGGATCAATACCTTCTTCCTTATTTACTCTTTCAACATTGCAAACCCTCTCTCTTGGATACAACAGCTTTAGTGATTGCCAATTAAAGCTTGACATGTTTCTCCAACTCAGCAACTTAACGCGTCTCGACCTATCCAACATCAGCTTGTTTATTGGAAGCAACAACAAAATCCGTACTTTACCCCAATTAGAGTCTCTATACCTAAGGTCATGCAACCTTACTGAATTTCCTGAATTCATCAAAAGCCAAAACAAGTTGACTGACCTAGATCTTTCTAACAACCGAATCCACGGTCTTGTTCTAAATTGGTTGTGGAAGAGCACACTTGAAATATTAGACCTTTCTTCCAATGCGATTGACATTCCGAATCAGTTTCCTTTTGATGATGCAAATTCCTCCTTTCCAATGCTGAGATCGTTGTTTTTGGAATCTTGTAATATAAGTACGTTTCCAGCATTTCTAAAGAGTCAAGAGAGCTTAGAAGAACTTGACCTTTCAAATAACCAAATAAGCGGGGCAGTACCAAATTGGTTGTGGAAGAGCACACTTATATTCGTAGACCTTTCTTCCAATGCGATTGACATTCCGAATCAGTTTCCTTTTGATGATGCAAATTCCTCCTTTCCAATGCTGATTTCGTTGCGTTTGAGATCCTGTAATATAAGTACGTTTCCAGCATTTCTAAAGAGTCAAGAGAGCTTAGAAGAACTTGACCTTTCAAACAACCAAATAAGCGGGGCCGTACCAAATTGGGTGTGGAAGAAAAGTTTGCAATATTTGGATCTTTCCAACAATTCTCTAACATCTTTGGACCAATTTTCATCCAATCAAGACTCTTTACAAATACCTATTTGTAATTTGAGTCAACTTAAGACTTTTGCTGCTTCCTTCAACAAATTGAGTGGCTCAATCCCAAGTTGCTTAGGCAATATCAGTAGTCTTGAGTATTTAGATCTACAGCAAAATAGTTTCAGTGGTAGCATACCAGATTTTGGAGGAGCAACCCAACTGTCCACTCTTGAACTCAATGACAATAAATTGGAAGGGAAGTTGCCGAGGTCATTAGCCAATTGCACAATGCTCTATGTTTTAAACCTCGAAAACAATACTCTGCACGACACATTCCCTTTGTGGTTGGGAAAATTGCCTGTCTTGACGCTTCTTATACTGCGAGCAAATAGGTTTTATGGTCCAATTAAACATTTGGAAAATAATTTTCCAGTATTGGATGTATTAGACATAGCTTCTAATAACTTTTCTGGTCATTTATCAATTAAATTCTTTCATGCCACTCATCAGCTAAGGTCACTCAAAATCGGTGGGAACAAATTAGAAGGGAAGTTGCCAAGGTCATTGGCCAATTGCAAAAAGCTTGAAGTTTTGGATGTTGGGAAAAATATGATACATGACACTTTTCCTAACTGGTTAGTGAAATTGCCTTCTTTGATGGTTCTTATACTAAGATCCAACAAATTTTATGGTTCAATTCATTTTTCCGGAGATGGAAATGCTTTCCCAATGTTACATATACTGGATCTTGCTTCCAATAACTTTTCGGGTGAGGTATCTGTTGAATTTTTTCAATCTTTGAGGGCAATGATGGTGATTGACGGCAACAAATCTAAGCCAAGTTATGTTGGAGATAATTCTTATTATCAAGATTCAGTGACAATTGTGAATAAAGGGTTTGAAATTAATTACCAGAAAATCTTAACCCTGCTTACTTGTCTTGACCTCTCCAATAATAACTTCCATGGGAGAATATTAGAAGAAATACAAGACCTCAAGTCACTCCATGTGCTAAACTTGTCCTACAACAGCTTCTTTGACTCCATTCCTTCAGCATTAGGAAGCTTAACAGAGCTTGAGTCATTGGATCTCTCCTTCAACAAACTCTTCGGGAAGATTCCTCCACAGCTTACAAGCCTTACTTTTCTTGCAGCGCTGAATCTCTCTTACAACCAACTTGAGGGAAGCATACCACAAAGCAACCAATTTGGTACATTTTTAAATGATTCCTACATAGGAAACCCAAGATTGTGTGGGGTTCCTCTGATGAAGAAGTGCAATGAAGTTGGTTCGCAAATGCTGCCGCCAAAGGTTGGTGAAGATTCGTGGATAGATTGTTTATCTGTTTGGAAAGTTGTGTTGATGGGGTATGGATGTGGATTGGTGATAGGATTTTCAATTGGGTATACAGTGCTAAATGAGTTTGGGAACAAATGGATGGCTAGTTTTATTCGAAACTGGAATCGGAAACGAAGAAGATCTATGTGA